atagcatgtatcatgataactagcttgccaatataccttttgttgtagatggatgataatgggagggagcctggcaaggtggagttttataagatgactcacacccatagagatggcagttttgttcgggaggagtcaagagatatagttgtatgtattcatctttgaatctttcaacgatatttttattagttctgttattggcatacattaatatgactttttcttttgagagatataggacagggcaacaactcttatttcagagcgcatcggagagtcatcatcatccgacgcgaccaGTCATGTCGAAGCTCAGGTGCTCGCTGAATTATTGGGCCCAGAGCGTTATGGTAGAGTAAGGGGttatggcgttggagttacccccactcagttgtctgcggTGGGCATGTATACAAGAAATGCTGGAGAAGACAGTAGCAATGCAGAAGTTAGTAAACTTCGGGCAACAATTGAAGATATGAAGGATCGCCATCAGGCAGAGTtggcggagttgaagcagaaccaacaaactttgcagtctcagcttgagcatatttcatctatgttacagcgatttctccctcctcaagtaaataactatatatatttgatgattttacataattatcacttattttgcatgagttaatgattttcatattcctaacttctaatgtttttctttttttgcttgtAGATTTCTGATATTTCAAtagctcgtagagatgatgatggtgcTGAATCCGGTCCCTGATACGTTTTAGTCTGTTATTTAAGAAGTTTTATATgtatctttcttatatttttcaaagtacattgtaattctaaacttattatgtaaatttaatcatatatgacaatatgaatgttttgaatgatctgaatatttattttgatgtaAATGTAATGCAGGTCCATATTCCTGTAAATGTCGATTTATGATATGCATGtgtatttctaatattttttttttaaaaaaaattctacgccgacgctttaaagcgtcgttaaaaaccACGTTTGTAAAGGGCTG
Above is a genomic segment from Phoenix dactylifera cultivar Barhee BC4 unplaced genomic scaffold, palm_55x_up_171113_PBpolish2nd_filt_p 000673F, whole genome shotgun sequence containing:
- the LOC120106878 gene encoding uncharacterized protein LOC120106878, with amino-acid sequence MTHTHRDGSFVREESRDIVDRATTLISERIGESSSSDATSHVEAQVLAELLGPERYGRVRGYGVGVTPTQLSAVGMYTRNAGEDSSNAEVSKLRATIEDMKDRHQAELAELKQNQQTLQSQLEHISSMLQRFLPPQISDISIARRDDDGAESGP